The DNA region GGCATATCTTGGACAATGCCTAGCAAGATTGTTGACACTCTTTTCTAGCTGGGAGGAGGCTGGGATTGGGGCTGGGAATAGAAGCTACTGGAGGATCATTCCAGCTTGCATATGGTGGACAATCTGGAAAGAAAGGAACTCCAGATGTTTTGAGGATAGAAGTAGTACTCTACAGAAGATCAAGCAAGACTGTATGTTGCTATTTTGTTTTTGGTGTACAAAGAATCCCTCTGTAGATGCAGAATCAATCTTCGAAGTTCTTGACTCATGTTAGGATTTTACTTTCTTAGCTTCttagttttcttttttcttttgtaaaGGGGTTTTCAGTACAACCTAAGTACTGGTCTATAGTACAAAGTTGTTacctgttcaaaaaaaaaaaaaaaaagaaaaacgaaTACTCTGactttttattttcttatttccacTTAGTATCTAAGAATGCTACACTTCAGCAGAAGCCAGTTCTTCAAGTAGTTCATGTGTGACCATCCTAGATCATAAAAAATGTGAACAAGATCATTTGTTCCCAAGTAAAATCAGCTGACTAATGTAAAATACCTCTAGTAAAAGTAGACAAGAATGATTCGAAAAGTTTTACGACCTCTAAATTTCTGTCAACATGTAGATGCCCAAAATTCCTACGATAACCACAAATAGGGAACCAAAACATAAGTAGTCAACTAACCGTGGAAGCATTCCCTTGCTTGTCCTGCCATAAGAATAACATCACCACTTCGAACAAACATTGCAAGAGGTGGAACCTCCCTAGACTTTCCCCCGATAAGGAAAATCCCTTTACAGGCCAAACTAGAGACCAAAAAAAACATTTGTGAGGCCTTAGTAACGTCTCCTACAGAACAAAGTTTGAACTTATTCAAGCAGAAAGATTTGTAACAAATCAGCACATACCTCATGCTAATAATAGGTTTACTCCAATCCTTTTCCATGTCATCAACGTGGCCACCAAGTGTGTCACCTTAAAGGAGTAGAGGAAACTAGAATATAAGCAAATAAGAAGTCAACTGTAatggctttctatatacacctaATATAGGTATATATTCAAATGCGTAAGACCAAGAAGTCAAATATTTTAGAACAGGTACCTAGACCAAAGTAATTGACAATTGCTGCTTCTGCCTGAAACACTTCACCTAATGGTAGGGTAGGTGCTGCCATTCTTTCAGCCAGCAGGCAAAGTGCATCAGGTATCTTGTTGTGAGGCAGAGAAATATTATAGCTCCGCTAAACGAATGCCAGAAAAGAAATTCAGAACAGATACTAACCAAGGAAATAGAAAACTATGAAAACAAGTCCGAGATTAAACAAAATCAAGTACATGAAAAGAGAACAAATTATATTGTACATGTGAAGGAAGGAATGATGAGCGTACAATTGCTAAAATGTCCGATAAGCAGGTCTAGACACCAGAAATTAATGCTAGTGCACAATGACCAAATTATTCTAAGACAGTATATCGACAGTGCTTAGCTAAAATAACAATAAAATCTATGGTTATAGATAAAGTCATGGAACAAGTTGTGAATGAAGGAATGTACAAGACCTATTTCATTAGTATCACTCAGTTTTAACAGAAAGTGAAGAAACAAATATTATCATATTAAAAACTACATGATGGTATTTAAAGCCTACATAACTTGTTTGCTTCACATACAAAATAAGTCCAACTCTTATGAATACTTTATAAaggatgcttttttttttttagtaaactTTATAAAGGATGTTATGATGCACAAATGAGAAATATATTCATTTAGATGGCAAATGGGCAACAAGACATTTAAATGAATCTTTGTACAATATACTGCACTTTATGAGGAGAAAATCAGCAAGACCTTCGACCAGTCAAACTGCAAGCCAAGGGTGCTCCACCGTAACTTACGAAGCAAAACAGAGGCTGGCACTGATTTGCGTGTAACTCCACTGGAAAATGCACCTGATTGATCAGAAAAATTCCATGTGGGAACATTTATGTCGTTCTGGATGATTTCCACCTCAAAATTATTGGTCTGCTCCTCCTGAATCAAAACTTTATTATCCTTGGCAGCAGCAAATAAGTCCTGTAGAGGCCCGTAAATCGCATTGTGGTTGGTCCTGTTAGGAGGTTGAGGAAAGCTTGTTAAACTCTCCTTAATCCATCGGCACTGCTCCTCAACAGTTAATGCTCCAGGAATGAAATAAAACCCTGCAACAATCAGCACAAAAGCTTCAAGGTCCCGCATGCTAACAATAGAAGATTAGTCAAGGAGTAATgtcaatcaatcaatcaaccaACTGCGCCTCAACACAGAACAAAGTTGCAGCCAGCTATTGTCCTCTATAACCATTCACTTTATTCGAGTTCAAATCATTCCATTACTACTTTGCCTATAAATAAATTTCCTTTTAGGCAAACTATGAACTCTAAAACTAAAGGTTCTTCAATTCTTACAACTCCTAACACTAACATACAAGTCAAGACTAAAAAGATAGTTAAGTAATGTATTGGGATAATAGTTAGTGAAGTAATGTATTGGGATAATAGTTCTTCGATAAGCACATAGGAGTCGACTTGTTAGAGTACTTCTGTAAGTTCTAGTTCACTTCTCAACTCTGTGTGTAAATGAGCAGAGTATGTTGAGTAATAGGGTGCTCAAGGATTGGTTTCCTATattagtgtgtgtgtatatatggcatcccacaagtggggtctaggaACGGTAGTGTGTACgcaaccttacccctaccttgtgaaggtagcGAAGTTGTTTCTGGTAGACCCTCAGTTCAAgtaaagcatatcaaaacagGTATGAAAAGAAAAAATACAGTAGCAACAACAATAATACGAAAGCTGAAGCAAAGGAAACACcatataataataaaaacaaagaATAAGATAGTAGGCAAGTAGTAATGAACCACGGGGACACAACAATCCAAACGGGGGTTTAATAGTTTTCTAGTGCAAgatataaatatttcatatacAAAACCCTATGGAGAATCAAAAAAGACAATTACTGTCCAATGCCTTTCGGTGATCTAATTTACAAAATAGCCTGCAAATGTATAGGTTTGCATATTAAGcacataaaatataaatattgtgtatataaacatacatataatataaataatcagtgtatatgttttatatattttggctagcaACGGTAATTAATTTCGGCCgacgggccaaaaatgaaaaaaaaaacaatcaaaaATGCAAATTATGCAATAAGAGAATAAAATTTGGCATACCAGGATGACTTGCCAAGCAGAAAAGAGGACTATCAAAATCAGATTGAATTGCGGAAATGCCCTCGGGAAGTTCAGCATTTTGATGGTAAGACTCAGAAATAGACTTAAAATCAATGACCTCAGACAAATCTACTGCTCTAGGTTTCTTTTTCCTGAGTTAAAACAACAACACATTAGTGTCTCATTAACGTAAATCAattcaaaaagaagaaagaacagtAGATGGAAGTTTAAGAAGTTACTTTCGGGTATTGTCGTTATAAAGCTTGTATTTCTTTTCAGCATTCCTGAAAGCAGTTCGCTCTACATCCTCGGTGGAGCCGTACATCTTTTTACAg from Lycium barbarum isolate Lr01 chromosome 10, ASM1917538v2, whole genome shotgun sequence includes:
- the LOC132614918 gene encoding alpha-ketoglutarate-dependent dioxygenase alkB isoform X2, whose product is MYGSTEDVERTAFRNAEKKYKLYNDNTRKKKKPRAVDLSEVIDFKSISESYHQNAELPEGISAIQSDFDSPLFCLASHPGFYFIPGALTVEEQCRWIKESLTSFPQPPNRTNHNAIYGPLQDLFAAAKDNKVLIQEEQTNNFEVEIIQNDINVPTWNFSDQSGAFSSGVTRKSVPASVLLRKLRWSTLGLQFDWSKRSYNISLPHNKIPDALCLLAERMAAPTLPLGEVFQAEAAIVNYFGLGDTLGGHVDDMEKDWSKPIISMSLACKGIFLIGGKSREVPPLAMFVRSGDVILMAGQARECFHGFHVSKQLLWLATM
- the LOC132614918 gene encoding alpha-ketoglutarate-dependent dioxygenase alkB isoform X1, whose translation is MYGSTEDVERTAFRNAEKKYKLYNDNTRKKKKPRAVDLSEVIDFKSISESYHQNAELPEGISAIQSDFDSPLFCLASHPGFYFIPGALTVEEQCRWIKESLTSFPQPPNRTNHNAIYGPLQDLFAAAKDNKVLIQEEQTNNFEVEIIQNDINVPTWNFSDQSGAFSSGVTRKSVPASVLLRKLRWSTLGLQFDWSKRSYNISLPHNKIPDALCLLAERMAAPTLPLGEVFQAEAAIVNYFGLGDTLGGHVDDMEKDWSKPIISMSLACKGIFLIGGKSREVPPLAMFVRSGDVILMAGQARECFHGVPRIFTDKEHAEISSLELQFSDEEDSAFLEYIRNSRININIRQVY